The genomic segment ACCACACGATCCGTTCGCATCCATCATCAGTGTCTCGCCACAAATGAATCTCATGAAGCAACTGGCCAAAGAAGTGGCATTGACGGACGCAACCGTCCTCATCACCGGTGAAAGCGGAACCGGCAAGGAACTGTTTGCCGAGGCGATTCATCACTATAGTCCACGAGCCAAGGGTCCGCTGATTGCGCTGAATTGTGCCGGCATCCCGGAGAATCTCTTGGAGTCAGAGTTATTCGGATATGAATCGGGCGCCTTTACCGATGCCAAGCGAGCAAAGCCTGGACGATTCCAACTGGCGGAGGGGGGAACGTTGTTTCTCGATGAGATTGGAGAAATGAGTTTGTCTGCGCAAGCCAAGCTCCTCCGTGTGCTGGAAAACCATACGATTGATCCCTTGGGCGATACCCGCAGCCACAAGGTCAACATCCGCATCATTGCCGCCACAAATGAAGATCTGCTGGCCCACATCAAGGCCGGTCGGTTCCGCCTCGATCTTTACTATCGGCTGAATGTGTACCAGCTCCGGATTCCTCCGTTGCGCGAACGGCTCGAAGACATCGAGCCGATTCTCTTGATTTTCTTGGAACGAGCCAAACAGGAGCGCGGGTGTCGTATTAGGGCTATCGACCCGGCAGCCCTTGCCGTCCTTCACAACCACGACTGGCCTGGAAACGTCCGCGAGCTCCACAATGTTGTCGAATGGCTGACCATCACCTGCAAAGCAGAAATCATTCAACCTGCTCATTTACCAGCCTCCGTGAAAACCGTCTCCTCGAGCATTAGCCTAAGCCAGGGCCCCACGCCGTCGTTCCTAGCCTTCGGCCTATCGTTTCAGGACATGGAAAAACGGATGCTCGAAGAAGCGCTGCGAAAGACATTCGGCAATATCTCGGAAGCCAGCCGTCTCCTGAAAATGACCCGCAATACGCTCCGCTACCGCATGGCCAAGTATCACTTGTCTTGAAGAAACAGCGCTAGTTTCAGATACCACATCCATCTTCCGGTAGCGTTGGCGCCTTCATATGCGCACGGCTGTGTTGCAGTCACTCGAGCCTTAAGATTTGCTGACGCGGACCGATAATGCTCTGGAGAAGGAGCGCTTCAACCAGATGTTCCCATGACAAAGCGGATTGGAATCGACGAATTGCAACCGGGCATGCTGGTCGAACAGCTCGATCGGTCCTGGTTGAGTACGCCATTTTTCTCCCACAAGATGACGATTACGTCGCATCAGCAAATCGCACAGCTGAAGGCCTGCGGAGTCCAGACACTGGTCGTCCGCATTGATGCAGAACCAGTCCAGGAAGCGTCGGCACCGAAGCAGAGTCTTGCCGATGATTCCAGTGTCCCAGTTGTGGAGGAATTGGTGTCAGCGCCGCCGGTGGTCCCCTTCGAAGAAGAGCTGGCTGTTGCCAGGGAGGTATACCAGGCTGCAAAGACCGTCATTCAAGAGGCCATGGATGACACGCGGCTGGGACGGGCGATCAACGTCGATGCCGTGAGGGCGGTCGTAACGGACATGACCGACAGCGTCTTTCGGAATCCAGACGCCTTATCTAGCCTGTCGAGACTCAAGCGATTCGATGAATACACGTTTTACCACTCCGTGAACACCTCACTGCTGGCCATGTCCTTGGGCAAGAGCCTCGGGTTCGACCGGTCAATGTTGCATTTAGCCGGAGTCGGCACGCTGCTGCATGACATCGGCAAAACAAAAGTGCCTCTTGAAATCCTGAACAAACCTGGCCGGTTTGAAGCGCATGAGATGGAAATCATGAAGCAACATGTTCTCAGGGGAGTTGAGGTCTTGGCCAGCACAACCGACTTAGGAGAGTCGTACGTCCAGCCAGCGCTTGAGCATCATGAGCGAGTGAACGGGGCCGGATATCCGCATCAGCGCGCGCAGAAAGACATCAGCCAATTCGGCCTCATCACAGCCATCGTCGATATCTATGACGCGATGACGAGCGATCGGTGCTACCACAAGGGGCAACCTGCGCATCAAACCCTTCAGTTGCTCTATCGCCTCTCGCTCGAAGGCCACCTTGACCCGACATTAGTCCAGCAATTCATCCAGGTCGTGGGAGTCTACCCCGTCGGCTCGGTCGTGGAGCTGAACACAGGCGAGACAGGCATCGTCCAACAGGTCAACCATGAGGCGCCATTGGCGCCGGTCGTGCTCCTCGTGAAGAGTGCGGGGAATACCCTACTTTCTCACCCACAGGAGCACGATCTCTCCCGGCAGGACACGACGCCCCGCCGGAACGTCACATCCGTTTTGCATCCTCACCAAACAGGGATCGATCCCGCCAATTACCTCGACAAGAAAGCGGCATAAGCACCCTCATCGCAGGAATACATGCACCGCTATCGTCAGGCAGCCACTAGCACCTCTCTCGATCACTCGTGAGAGAACACCATCTATTAAAGACTCCCGACCCCATTTATGCATCATGCAACCGACAAACCATTGACACATTTAGCTCCTTGAAAGCGTCAATGATGTGACAACTATTACTCAAGTCAAATACGTAACTCATGAATCCTTGCAATACTGACATATGACACCTTGGTACAGCTCTTGCTGTACTTCGATAGTAGCTGTGAACCTAACCACCCGAGGAGGGGTCAATGGAATGTCCGAAGTGCAAAGGGATGCTGATGTTGGAGCGATTCTCGGATTTCTTTCTCGTGTTCTACGCATGGAAATGCATGAACTGTGGAGCGATTATCGACCGCACCATTTCCAACAATCGAAGAAAGAGTCTGGCGGCCCGAGAGCCTCAGGCCGTTGCGACGCGTTAGGTTTCTGCCGCACGGGCTCGGATTCCGAGCCCGCAAGGACCGAGTGGCAGCCAAGGCTGATTACAAGGATTCTTTGCTAGAGTATCCCCAAGTCCTAGCCATCTGTACGGTTGGGTTAGTTGTGGCGCTCAATACAGACGAGATAGGGATTGTCAAATAGATCCTTCATCACGTGCCGCTGATGCCGGTGCTACTGCTGGTCAAGAGCGCGGGAGATACCCTACTTTCAAGTCTTCATGAGCAAATCTCTCCGGGCAAACGGAGACATCGCGTCGAAGCATCACAGCCGTCCTAGCCTCTGAACAAGCATGCCTTGACCCGACTCTCTACCGCGACAAGAAAGCCGCATAAAACCCCGCATCGCTGAAACGAACGGATACCTAGATTTAGCTCCTCGGCCATCTGTTTCCAGGCTCTAAAGTTGGAGCATCTCTTTAATAATGTGGCTAACTCCCGAGAATACAAATGGATGAAAAACGAATCCCTTTTCACTCATCGGTCCCAGTAAATTCTCAAACCTCTCGCGTGTTGTTTCACTACCAGGCCCATTTACAACAACAAACTTTTCGAGATGGATGTCGCTGTCACTACCTAGAGCGAACAGATACTTGAAGAACATATCTGTTGCTGGGAACGAATAACCAATCACCATAATGTTGTCAGCAGTCGCAAGCTCCGACGCAGCCTGCCTCCAAACATTACGAAGACTGTCCAAGCCCGAGGATTTATTCCAGGTTGGTGGCACAATCACCGGCAGGGGATGTAAGGGGGAGCCACAAGCGTGGCTTTGACCGGCAATGCGGCTTCCCAAGCGTAGTTGTAGTTCTCGTCCCTGGTCAATCATCGAGAAAACCCCTGAGCGCTTCCATGGATTGATTTCAGTCGCCACTATGGTATTGCATTTTTGACACGTCGTCCAGTTGATGGACCCATGAAGCTTAAGAACCGGAACCTTTACTTGGAACTGGTTCGCGAAGCTGTCAATGAACGGTTCACTTAGACCATAGTCTACCCCAAGTCCATACTTATCCAATGCCAACTCTAGACAGGTGTCATAATTGAAAGTGATAAAGGAAACATCTTTCAAGCCGAGACGGGCACTACGACTCACCTTCTCGTAGACATGTTGAGCAAGATTGTCATACCCTTTCGTTGCTCTGATCATCGTCCCGTCAAAAGGTATTCGTATGGATTCCTCGATGGTGCGATAGATGAAGATCACTATTGAGTTTCGGAGAGCTTCAATACTCTCTGGAGGGCGCGATCCGAACCGTCGTATCACCTGAGCGATGTCGATCGCACTGAACAGCTCCTCAACATTCTCGTAATCTATTGTCGATTTAGAGTGTATGGATCGGAGCTCCTTGTATGCCGCATCCAAAACAGCCTGGACATGGTGGCCCTCATCGCCATACGCGCCCTTTGCCTGAAGCTGCTTGGCTCGCTTAACAAAGTCCGACATGAGCGGAGCACCCGATTCCGCCGACGCCCCAGCTCCAAGGATAAAAACTGTCTTCATAATTCGAACTATTCTGGTTATGTTTCAGCTGCCCAGATAAGCGCTTAATGGGACGTGATTTCTATTGCATACCACGCCATCGTACCATCACCGCTTACAATACAAATATAATGTCGACAACAAATCGAAAGAACCGTGGTGCCTTTTCAGTAGATTCATGAACCGTGTCGCGCCCTACATAGTGGTATACAACTATTGCGAGCGTGAGGTTTAGATATGACCGAGGAAGGCTCAGGCTTGCCTGCTACAGTTTCTTCCTCACATCCTTCCAATCCTTCGCCACCTTCGCCTTGCGCGGCACCTCCCCTTTTGATGGTTCCGGCACCATGATCACGTCGAGGCGGCGCTGGACAAAAGACTCAACGAAGGCTTTCGATCGGCCAACGCCGACCTTCACCGTCCTCCAACCGGCTGCATGGAACTCGTCAATCTTTGCCCCCAAGGCGTTGGTGTCAGCTGGCAGCACCAAGACATAGCCGGGTGGAAACTTGTGTCTCTTCAACCAATCCCTGACCTCTGCGCTCCGCTGAAATCCGTCTATCCCCACAGGGACATGCATCACATAAACGACCTTGTAATAAAACTGGGTGAGCTTCCCAAGCTCATACACGGCCTCGGCTATCGGTTTCCGTTCCGATTCAAACCCGATTCCGATGGGAGGGACTCGACTTGGTAGTGGATCCTCGATCAGGGACGACAGTTCGACCACAAGGATTGCCTGCCGTTTCTCCCACACCGCGAGATTGGCCTGACCTTCTGCCTGGTCGACTCGTGGACTGTTGCCAATGCGGACGTGGACTGGTGCGAGCCCTTGCGCCTTGGGAGTATAGGTGAAGAACGCCCTGCCATCACCGCCGGTCAGCGCCGTGGCGACCACCTTCCCATCCACGACGAGTTCAAGTGGTTCCCCGCCCAATGCAGCAATGAGCATGAGCCGTTTCGAGATGAGTTTCGCCTCTACGGTAGCTGGCTGGCCCGGAGCAGTCAGCGCGTCTCTGACGAGAATCGCGGCGGAACTTTTCTCCGCAGCGAACAGCAGACCCGGCGAGGCAACAATGAGAAGGAAGAGAGAGAAACAGGCTCTGCGGGTGTGGCTCATCATCTGCCGCATCGCCTTACTGGACAAGAAAGGACGGATCACAAAATCCTGAGTGAACGCTAGGCCTTGAGCGCTTTCAGCACCTCGTCCGCGTGACCGTCGACGCTCACCTTCCGAAAGATGGCCTTGAGCTTGCCTTCGAGATCGATAACGAACGTGCTGCGCTCGATCCCCCAATACTTTCTCCCGTACATATTCTTCTCTTTGTACACGCCGTAGGCCTTGGAGATCGCCGCATCTTCATCGCTGAGGAGGGGGAACGGCAGTCCGAATTTCTTGATGAACTTCTGGTGTGATTCCTTTCCATCCAAACTCACTCCCACGATGGCGCCTCCCGCTCGGAGGATCTGCGACTCCACATCACGAAAATCACAGGACTCTTTCGTGCAGCCAGGGGTATCGTCTTTCGGATAGAAATAGAGGACGATTTGTTTACCCTTGAAACTCTTCAAGGTCATGGATTTCCCATGCTGGTCCGGAATTGAGAGTTCCGGTGCCTGATCCCCTACCGCGAGTTCTTTGCTCATAGATTCATCCCTTTCAATATCTCGGCATCCCGCCGAAGTTCGGTCGGTGGGTCCCATAGGGACGATCCTTCGTGCGGCCCTTGTTCTCAGGATTCCCGTACGCTGAAAGCGCCGGTGAGTCCCAGATGGTCTTGTCTCCAGGAGACAGGTTGGCCGCTTCCAAAAAATGCTGCCTGGCGACTTCTGAATCGCCAAGTGCATTCAAGGCCAAGGCATAGTTGTAATGGGCCGGTCCGGATTGCGGAGCCGCTGCCATGGCTTGTTCGAAATACCGTTTGGCCTCCTCGTACTGTTTCGCCTGATACGCTTGCGTACCCTCTTCTGTCAGCGCCGTGGCCTGAGCCTTTACCTCATTTTCAAGGCCAAGCGGGACAAGCGGTTTACGTTTCTGCGAACACGCCGTTATGCCGACAAGTACCAGCACGATACCCAAGATGGCCAATTGGTGTATGGTTTTTCTCATAGCACTGCAACCTCGGTCTTCAGACCCTCGTCTGTTTGCGCGTCTCTTCTTCGAACGTCTTGCGATACAAGACATCCCACTCCGTGCTTCCTTCAACAATCCCCCGAGCATACGATGCCAACTTGGCTTTCACCCTTTGATCAATCCCCTGTTCCTGCATCAACTCAGCGGCCACCACCTGCTTAATCGCTTTTAAGACCTGCCCATCATTGCCCGTCACTTTCACTCCCGTATATGTCTTGACAGCCGTGAGAATGACATGAGCCAGATGATTCGCCTTGTCTTCGCTCAACATACGAAATACGAACTACGTGAAACATGAGCAGTGCGCGGTGAAGAGGCCGGGCTAACACCCAGCTGTTCTTTCACCTTTTGCACTTCACGTTATCACGTCCTATAGGATGATACCTCGTTCACGGACCAACTTCTGCTTCACCATCAGGAACATCTTTTGGTAATCCACCTGCCCTCGATCAATTTGCTCTTCATAGGCCTTCAGCAACTGTCGCACTTCCGCATTTACACAATCCTCAACAGATAACTCAGAGGTGATGGCCTGCTCTAATCCCTCGACAAATCCCTTCCGCTCTCCGATGAGTTCAATGTGGCCTTCCTCTTGGAGACGACCGGTCAGGCTCTCAGCCATGTGTCGTACACGCTCTTTGGACAGCCGCATGGCCCTCACCCCGGTTCAAGATGTATTGTCGGGACTTCCATCACCTGTCGAAGTCGGGTCGCATCCCCTATAATCGCCCCGATGATATTCACGCGATCAGCCGGGACGGGATCCGCCCCCACACTCATGGGGGTTCTTCCAAAAAAGATTGCCAGGACTTTCCCTGCTCCCCAGAAAGCGATGTCTCCGACTTTCACCTGAGTCGTCGCGGTTTCTCGATAGTCGCGGACTCCGGAAATTGGAAAGTAGAATTCTTCTCCCCACGTGGTCATGGCAGCCGTGACGGGAAGCGCAGCATAGACTTCGTCAGCCGTCTTCGTTTTTCTGAGTTCTGCCTCCAGCTGAACTCCGCCCACGGTAATACGAATTCTCTTCGCTGGCGCAGTCATACGATCAATGGCTCCACCCGTTCTTTCACTGCATTCTTCGTGATACTGAGAACTCTAGCTTGTCTCCTATACGAAATCAAGGCTACAATCCACGGGATGCTGACCTCTAGCTTCATCTTTCTCCCCGGTGTCGGACCAGTCACGGAAAGGCGTTGGTGGCAAGAGGGCCTGCTCGATTGGCAAAGTTTCCTGGATCGTCCGTCCGTAGCCGGTCTCTCCGAGCAGCGCAAGACCTGGT from the Nitrospira sp. genome contains:
- a CDS encoding sigma-54-dependent Fis family transcriptional regulator — protein: MNLQTFLLFSKDSELKQLLHAASPHTSIHAASTISEGLALWSDISPTVVIAEGNAHTLAPLFEYAHQAPHSPPLLVIGDRHSIRDAVEIMRAGAADYLAKPILLDDLKTAITRTLHHPGPAASSSPHDPFASIISVSPQMNLMKQLAKEVALTDATVLITGESGTGKELFAEAIHHYSPRAKGPLIALNCAGIPENLLESELFGYESGAFTDAKRAKPGRFQLAEGGTLFLDEIGEMSLSAQAKLLRVLENHTIDPLGDTRSHKVNIRIIAATNEDLLAHIKAGRFRLDLYYRLNVYQLRIPPLRERLEDIEPILLIFLERAKQERGCRIRAIDPAALAVLHNHDWPGNVRELHNVVEWLTITCKAEIIQPAHLPASVKTVSSSISLSQGPTPSFLAFGLSFQDMEKRMLEEALRKTFGNISEASRLLKMTRNTLRYRMAKYHLS
- a CDS encoding tetratricopeptide repeat protein, encoding MLGGLLKEARSGMSCIARRSKKRRANRRGSEDRGCSAMRKTIHQLAILGIVLVLVGITACSQKRKPLVPLGLENEVKAQATALTEEGTQAYQAKQYEEAKRYFEQAMAAAPQSGPAHYNYALALNALGDSEVARQHFLEAANLSPGDKTIWDSPALSAYGNPENKGRTKDRPYGTHRPNFGGMPRY
- a CDS encoding thioredoxin-dependent thiol peroxidase — encoded protein: MSKELAVGDQAPELSIPDQHGKSMTLKSFKGKQIVLYFYPKDDTPGCTKESCDFRDVESQILRAGGAIVGVSLDGKESHQKFIKKFGLPFPLLSDEDAAISKAYGVYKEKNMYGRKYWGIERSTFVIDLEGKLKAIFRKVSVDGHADEVLKALKA
- a CDS encoding DUF507 family protein, whose protein sequence is MLSEDKANHLAHVILTAVKTYTGVKVTGNDGQVLKAIKQVVAAELMQEQGIDQRVKAKLASYARGIVEGSTEWDVLYRKTFEEETRKQTRV
- a CDS encoding DUF507 family protein; amino-acid sequence: MRLSKERVRHMAESLTGRLQEEGHIELIGERKGFVEGLEQAITSELSVEDCVNAEVRQLLKAYEEQIDRGQVDYQKMFLMVKQKLVRERGIIL
- a CDS encoding HD-GYP domain-containing protein; translated protein: MTKRIGIDELQPGMLVEQLDRSWLSTPFFSHKMTITSHQQIAQLKACGVQTLVVRIDAEPVQEASAPKQSLADDSSVPVVEELVSAPPVVPFEEELAVAREVYQAAKTVIQEAMDDTRLGRAINVDAVRAVVTDMTDSVFRNPDALSSLSRLKRFDEYTFYHSVNTSLLAMSLGKSLGFDRSMLHLAGVGTLLHDIGKTKVPLEILNKPGRFEAHEMEIMKQHVLRGVEVLASTTDLGESYVQPALEHHERVNGAGYPHQRAQKDISQFGLITAIVDIYDAMTSDRCYHKGQPAHQTLQLLYRLSLEGHLDPTLVQQFIQVVGVYPVGSVVELNTGETGIVQQVNHEAPLAPVVLLVKSAGNTLLSHPQEHDLSRQDTTPRRNVTSVLHPHQTGIDPANYLDKKAA